TGGGGAAAGCCTGTGCGCAGTGCAGGTTTTTGTCGCAATTTTTTTGTTTGAACGGGCGTTGGTTTTTGAGAAATGAGACGGTTTAACGAGACGCTGCCGTCGTGAACCCTATTGCAGGGGCGAGGCGTCTGGTAGAAGCCTATGAGTCGTTCACTGATAAAGCAATTTTCACGCGTTTTCCCGGTCCTTGTGCTGGGATTATGTGCGCTTCATTCCGAGGCCGCCGGACCAAGGAAGGAAAACACTTCCAGCTGCGTAAAATATTCCATTCCCGCGTCGGTGTTGGAGAAACCCTTTTTCTTCGCAGGTGAACTAGTTCCACTCCAAAGAGATGAGGTTCGGGCGCGCATAGCGCTGCAATTGAACTTTCTGCTTCTAGATGCCAGAAGTGTCCTGATGGACTGGCTTACCGAGAAAAGCCGATACGCGTGGATATTTGAGGAATCCTTTTCAAAGGAAGGGATTCCCAAGGACTTCGTCCTGTTCGCCCCGGTTCTGGCCGGGCTGAGCAGGGCTTCCTCGCGTCCTGCCGGAAGCGGCTTTTGGGCCTTGGAAAAGGCTTGCGATTCGTCCGAGGGGATCGAGATGTCAGAGGACTCCTGGCATGACGATAGATTGGATTTGGAACTCTCCACAAAATGTTTCACCTTGCGTCTGAAGCGTATTCGTAAGGATTTAGGCGACGAAAGTTGGCTGATGGACGCAGCCGCTTACGTGACTTCTGCCAAAACCATTCAGGACCTTCGACAACGCTGGGACACTCGGTCCTACTGGGATCTTCCACTCCCCGAACCTGCGGAGGACTTGATTGTCCGGTGGATTGCTCTCGGGATAATCAACGCCCACAGAGAGGTCTTCGGGTTGAAGCTCAAAAAAACCCCTCCGTTGACCTTTGATCAGATCACAGGATTGTCTCTTGCCAAAGACCTTTCGGTTGCCGAGATCTCACGGATCGCGGGGGTGTCGCCTCGCGAAATTATGGAGATAAATCCTAAACTTAAGCCCGCCGCCGGGATATTCCCCGCTGTTGAAAAGGGGAAGAATCAGAGCCACGTAATCGCAGTTCCCAAAGGCAAGGGCTGGATCGTGGTCAATAAGCTCAAGGAAGCCGGGTACCTGGCTTCGGGGACAAAACCTTGATCAGCCGGCGAAGGCTGTATTTCCCCGTTTGAACTTGACTACCGACGCAAAAAGACTTAAGCTCAGCCTGAGGAATTTTGAGGAATAATAGTAAGGTCTTGTAGTTTTCCAACCTGGAGTTAGTACGATGACGCTCAATCGGTGGGACCCTTTTAGGGACATGTTAAGCTTTCAGGAACGCGTAAGCCATGTCATGGATGCTTTCGCGAAAAGAAGACAGTTGGCCCGATCCGCGTGCTGGTGCCCTGTTGTCGATATCCTGGAGACCCCTGAATCATACATATTTCGAGCAGAACTGCCGGGTGTCGGAAAAGACAATATTAATGTGGAGGTTGTGGGTACACGTATCACCATTTCCGGTGAACGGCCGACTGAAAAAGACCCGCCGATCGCGGCCTATCACGCCATCGAAAGAGTTCATGGGGTCTTTCAGCGCAGCTTCAATTTGCCGGGGCCGGTGGATGTGGAGAAAGCCAAGGCCAAATACCGCGACGGTATCCTGGAGGTGTCACTCCCGAAGTCGGAAGAGGAGAGCGAGCGGAGCATTTCTGTGGTCCATCTTGGATAACCTGCTTTATCAGCGATCTTCACGGGAAGTGCTTTTTTTTATTTTCTCAGCGGACCTAAAATGGTATGAAGAAAGTTTGCGCCTTGTCGATGGTGTCACGGACTGCTTTTCGTTTGATCGGTCATGCGGGGAGGTGGGGCGTTTTCATAAATCATCGGACAGGGCATAGGCACTGTCTGCCAACCCTCGATTAGACCAGGGATTGTATGGGAAAGCGCGATCCGTATAGAGTGCTCGGTGTCAGTCGATCCGCAACCGGCGACGAAATCAAGAAAGCCTATCGCAGGCTGGCCAGAAAGCACCACCCTGACCTGAATGCAAATAGTAAGGCCGCTGAGGACCGGTTTAAAGAGGTGTCGGACGCGTATGATATTCTATCCGACAAAGAGAAGCGCCATAGGTACGATCGCTTTGGCCATGACGGCTTGAACCCCAATTTTAGCGAATCCTCCGGTTGGGAAGGCTTCACGGACTCGGGCTTTGGCCAATCGGGTTATCGTTTCAACTTTGGAGGCTTTACCTCCGCTTCGGGCAATAAAATATTCGAGGATATCCTGTCCGATTACTTTAAGGGGCCGGGCCGACGGACAAGCGGGGAGCACCGAGCCTCGCGAGGGAGTGACCTTGAGCACAGTCTGACCATTGACTTTGACCAAGCCTATCATGGTGTCACGGCAGTGGTCAGGATCCTTCACAGGAAGATAAATGTCCACATCCCTCCGGGGGTTGACACAGGTTCCAGAATTCGCCTCGCAGGACAAGGAGCGCCCGGGCTGCGCGGAGGACCCTCGGGAGACCTGTTCCTGGACATAACAGTGGTCGAGCACCCTGTGTTTCGAAGGACAGGAAAAGATGTCCACATGGTCCTCCCCATCAGCATTGGGGAAGCCATACGAGGAGCGAGGGTGGAGATTCCCGGTCCCGGCGGCCGATTGGCCCTGAAAATCCCTGGTGGGACCCAATCAGGGACGAGTTTTCGCTTCAAGGGAAAGGGTTTTCCGTCGCTCAAAGATGAGGGCGGCACGGGTGACTTTTATGTCACCGTGCACATATATGTTCCGGAGACAATAGATTCCGTATCACGTGATCTCATGGCCGAGTTTGATCGACGCAATCCCGTCAACCCTAGAGAAGGTCTCTGGAAAAAAATCGGGTGAAAGGTGAAGGAGCATCGTCATGGACGATTCCGAACCCAAAGAAGAATTCAAAGTAACTGACAAACGGAGGTTCACATCGGAGGGAGAGTCCCAACACGGGGAGGAAGCCAAAGAAAGCAGCTCCGTTCGGCAAGAGCCTCCGCCTGAGCCTCAAAAAACAGATCAAGCCGGTGAGCGGCAGCCGCCTCCAAAAATCGACTTCTCGACCTTGGTGATGAGTCTCGCTAATACAGCCCTGTTCCAGCTTGGACTGATCAAGGCCTCGGAGTCGGAAGAACCCCAAAAAGACTTAAACGGGGCACGTCAGACTATCGACATCCTTGGGTTGCTCGAGGAGAAGACACGCGGAAATCTTACCGACCAGGAACAAGCCATTCTGAAGGAAACTCTATTCCAATTGAGAATGGTCTTTGTGGAGGCCTCAAAATAGAACCGCGGTAAGTTGACCCGCCATTCTTATGCTTTAAGGAGTTTGTTTTATGTCTCGAATCTGTGAAATCTGCGGCAAAGGACCGTTGATGGGATACAACGTCAGCCACGCCCATAATCGAACCAAAAAGATCTCCTTTCCCAACCTGCAAAAGGTCAGGATCGTTGAGGCCTCGGGTCGCGTCAAAAAGCTAAAGGTCTGCACTCGCTGCATCCGCTCCAACAAGGTTTCCAAGGCGCCATGACCGGCCTAACGTGAACGTCCATTCGATTGAGGTAGGACCGTCGGGTAACCGGCGGTCCTACCTCAATTGATATTACGCCATTCCCAGTCGTTCTACCTTTTCTACTCCCTTGACGTTCTTTAGCGCGTTCATGATGCGGTTGAGATGTTCCAGGTTCTTAACGGCCACCATGAAAGTCCCCTGGGCCTGATCCTCATTTACGGCTTTGACATTGGCTTGCACAATGTCAGAATCATTGGATGAGAAAACCCCA
This region of Desulfomonile tiedjei genomic DNA includes:
- a CDS encoding Hsp20/alpha crystallin family protein; the protein is MTLNRWDPFRDMLSFQERVSHVMDAFAKRRQLARSACWCPVVDILETPESYIFRAELPGVGKDNINVEVVGTRITISGERPTEKDPPIAAYHAIERVHGVFQRSFNLPGPVDVEKAKAKYRDGILEVSLPKSEEESERSISVVHLG
- a CDS encoding DnaJ domain-containing protein; the protein is MGKRDPYRVLGVSRSATGDEIKKAYRRLARKHHPDLNANSKAAEDRFKEVSDAYDILSDKEKRHRYDRFGHDGLNPNFSESSGWEGFTDSGFGQSGYRFNFGGFTSASGNKIFEDILSDYFKGPGRRTSGEHRASRGSDLEHSLTIDFDQAYHGVTAVVRILHRKINVHIPPGVDTGSRIRLAGQGAPGLRGGPSGDLFLDITVVEHPVFRRTGKDVHMVLPISIGEAIRGARVEIPGPGGRLALKIPGGTQSGTSFRFKGKGFPSLKDEGGTGDFYVTVHIYVPETIDSVSRDLMAEFDRRNPVNPREGLWKKIG
- a CDS encoding DUF1844 domain-containing protein, producing MDDSEPKEEFKVTDKRRFTSEGESQHGEEAKESSSVRQEPPPEPQKTDQAGERQPPPKIDFSTLVMSLANTALFQLGLIKASESEEPQKDLNGARQTIDILGLLEEKTRGNLTDQEQAILKETLFQLRMVFVEASK
- a CDS encoding 50S ribosomal protein L28, with translation MSRICEICGKGPLMGYNVSHAHNRTKKISFPNLQKVRIVEASGRVKKLKVCTRCIRSNKVSKAP